The proteins below are encoded in one region of Pseudonocardia sp. DSM 110487:
- a CDS encoding phosphate/phosphite/phosphonate ABC transporter substrate-binding protein encodes MSRLARAATCGLAALTLLLAGCGGSTSDAASPTCPDGRIRFGVEPYEDPARLTPAYQVLADALSQRLACPVDLQVVEDYSAEVLAMQNGRLDVAQFGPLGYVFASERAHAEPVASFADASGALSTYTAGIWVPASSPITDIAGLRGRSLALSSAGSTSGDALPRKALADAGIAESDVRIDYAGGHPEALLALVNGTVDAAEINSQQLRSATDAGTFDAAGFRQIWTSEPIPNDPITVRGDLDPAVKAAVRDALLGLTPEQVAQVGALLDVSPPGPLVPVDRATYQPLFDLASTLGLTEEDV; translated from the coding sequence GTGTCCCGCCTCGCCCGTGCCGCCACCTGCGGTCTCGCCGCCCTGACCCTGCTGCTCGCCGGATGCGGAGGCAGCACATCGGACGCCGCATCCCCCACCTGCCCCGACGGGCGCATCCGGTTCGGGGTGGAGCCCTACGAGGACCCCGCCCGGCTCACCCCCGCCTACCAGGTGCTGGCCGATGCCCTGTCGCAGCGCCTGGCCTGCCCGGTCGACCTGCAGGTCGTCGAGGACTACTCGGCCGAGGTCCTCGCGATGCAGAACGGGCGGCTCGACGTCGCCCAGTTCGGCCCGCTCGGGTACGTGTTCGCGAGCGAGCGTGCGCACGCCGAGCCCGTGGCGTCGTTCGCCGACGCCTCCGGCGCGCTCAGCACGTACACCGCGGGCATCTGGGTGCCGGCGAGCTCACCGATCACCGACATCGCGGGGCTGCGCGGGCGCTCGCTCGCGCTGTCGAGCGCGGGCTCTACCTCGGGAGACGCGCTGCCCCGCAAGGCGCTCGCCGATGCCGGGATCGCCGAGTCCGACGTCCGCATCGACTACGCCGGTGGGCACCCCGAGGCGCTGCTCGCGCTCGTCAACGGCACGGTCGACGCGGCCGAGATCAACAGCCAGCAGCTGCGCAGCGCCACCGACGCCGGCACGTTCGACGCGGCAGGCTTCCGGCAGATCTGGACGTCGGAGCCGATCCCGAACGACCCGATCACGGTGCGCGGCGACCTCGACCCGGCCGTCAAGGCGGCGGTGCGGGACGCGCTGCTTGGGCTCACGCCCGAGCAGGTGGCCCAGGTCGGGGCGCTGCTCGACGTCAGCCCGCCCGGGCCGCTGGTGCCCGTCGACCGGGCCACCTACCAGCCGCTGTTCGACCTCGCCTCGACGCTCGGGCTCACCGAGGAGGACGTGTGA
- a CDS encoding TIGR03364 family FAD-dependent oxidoreductase, which yields MTDLPGLRPARVDLLVVGAGIVGLAHAVTALERGLTVTVVDRDERAVGASVRNFGHGCVTAQEGEALGFAQQARGTWLRMARLAGFWAAETGTVVVARAEEELAALDEVAQRRGRAEVVLMSPAEITERVPVHPGPVLGGAFLPRDIRVDPRAAIPALAEWIDRQPGGRVLWSTPVTGVEEGVVHTPRGDLRGARVVVCAGHDLDRLVPAAAEDAGMVRCALQMLQVRVPEGGPIEPAVFTGSSLLRYPAFSSTDGAAALRARWAADRPELLEAGIHHMITQRPDGDLVVGDTHAYARTPDPFSSEPLDELLLAETCALLRVTDLRVVHRWRGVYASAPERDFLRAKVAPGVMAVAVTSGIGMTTAFGLAPNILDSL from the coding sequence GTGACCGACCTACCCGGCCTGCGGCCCGCCCGCGTCGACCTGCTCGTCGTCGGGGCCGGGATCGTCGGGCTCGCGCACGCCGTCACCGCGCTGGAGCGCGGGCTGACGGTGACCGTCGTCGACCGCGACGAGCGGGCCGTCGGCGCCTCTGTTCGCAACTTCGGCCACGGCTGCGTCACCGCTCAGGAGGGCGAGGCACTCGGATTCGCCCAGCAGGCCCGTGGCACCTGGCTCCGGATGGCCCGGCTCGCCGGCTTCTGGGCCGCCGAGACCGGCACGGTCGTCGTCGCGCGTGCCGAGGAGGAGCTCGCCGCTCTCGACGAGGTGGCACAGCGCCGCGGGCGTGCCGAGGTGGTCCTGATGAGCCCGGCCGAGATCACCGAGCGGGTGCCGGTACATCCTGGTCCGGTGCTCGGGGGAGCGTTCCTGCCCCGCGACATCCGCGTCGACCCCAGGGCGGCGATCCCCGCACTCGCCGAGTGGATCGACCGGCAGCCGGGCGGGCGGGTGCTCTGGTCGACCCCGGTCACCGGCGTCGAGGAGGGCGTCGTGCACACGCCCCGTGGCGATCTCAGGGGTGCGCGCGTCGTCGTCTGCGCGGGGCACGACCTCGACCGGCTGGTGCCCGCGGCTGCCGAGGACGCAGGCATGGTGCGCTGCGCGCTGCAGATGCTGCAGGTCCGCGTGCCGGAGGGAGGCCCGATCGAGCCCGCCGTCTTCACCGGCAGCTCACTGCTGCGCTACCCCGCCTTCTCCAGCACGGACGGCGCGGCAGCACTGCGCGCCCGTTGGGCCGCCGACCGTCCGGAGCTGCTCGAGGCCGGCATCCACCACATGATCACCCAGCGGCCCGACGGCGACCTCGTCGTCGGTGACACCCACGCCTACGCCCGCACGCCCGACCCGTTCTCGTCCGAACCGCTCGACGAGCTGCTGCTCGCCGAGACCTGCGCCCTGCTGCGCGTCACCGACCTGCGCGTGGTGCACCGCTGGCGCGGTGTCTACGCGAGCGCGCCCGAGCGCGATTTCCTGCGCGCGAAGGTCGCGCCCGGCGTCATGGCCGTCGCGGTGACCTCCGGCATCGGCATGACCACGGCCTTCGGCCTCGCCCCGAACATCCTCGACTCCCTGTAG
- a CDS encoding TetR/AcrR family transcriptional regulator produces MSAGGDEPAGSTRERLIDAAVRLFGERGIEATSLRALTESARTNIAAVNYHFGSKDGLLRAVIDRAMRPVNDERRRRLDELEARPRPPSAADLVRAFVEPGAGLADRADVARFLGRVLGEPDPKVRQLFADQVDPVEGRYLTALARALPELGDADVRFAYTSMVGLLGLHQSGTFATVDWPQRLDPGQDRSGAADLERLVAFIVGGILAMIPARRSADR; encoded by the coding sequence GTGAGTGCAGGAGGCGACGAGCCGGCCGGGTCGACAAGGGAGCGGCTCATCGACGCTGCCGTACGCCTGTTCGGTGAGCGGGGGATCGAGGCGACGTCCTTGCGGGCGCTGACCGAGTCGGCGCGGACCAACATCGCCGCCGTCAACTACCACTTCGGTTCCAAGGACGGCCTGCTGCGCGCGGTCATCGACCGCGCGATGCGACCCGTCAACGACGAGCGCCGCCGCCGACTGGACGAGCTCGAGGCGCGGCCCCGGCCGCCGTCGGCTGCGGACCTGGTCCGCGCGTTCGTGGAGCCGGGCGCGGGTCTCGCGGACCGGGCCGATGTCGCCCGCTTCCTGGGACGCGTCTTGGGTGAACCGGATCCGAAGGTCCGGCAGCTCTTCGCCGACCAGGTCGACCCCGTGGAGGGCCGCTACCTCACCGCGCTGGCGCGCGCTCTTCCCGAGCTCGGCGACGCGGACGTCCGCTTCGCCTACACCAGCATGGTGGGGCTGCTGGGTCTCCACCAGTCCGGGACGTTCGCCACCGTGGACTGGCCGCAGCGCCTCGACCCCGGGCAGGACCGCTCCGGCGCGGCCGACCTCGAGCGCCTCGTCGCGTTCATCGTCGGAGGGATCCTCGCGATGATCCCGGCCCGGCGTTCTGCTGACAGGTGA
- a CDS encoding GntR family transcriptional regulator — MSTPLHVTVAVELRRRISTGLLPVGSLLPSEAQLCREFGASRGPVRQALAALRDDGLIGGGQGRRATVLDSVPAQSFETFLSFSRWAEQIGRCPGQRTQEIAVRRAEPAVAAALDLAPGTPVVQLLRLRLLDGAPAMLERTTFVESVGRALLDTDLDAGSIYAYLLERGADLDTARHTLDAVAADATDATLLEVQPGAPLLRERRLTTSRTGEPLEWSDDRYRSDVVTVTITNTRRSRPAMTRTGT; from the coding sequence GTGAGCACGCCCCTACACGTGACCGTCGCGGTGGAGCTCCGCCGCCGCATCTCCACCGGCCTGCTCCCCGTCGGATCCCTGCTCCCGTCGGAGGCGCAGCTGTGCCGGGAGTTCGGCGCATCACGCGGCCCGGTCCGCCAGGCGCTCGCCGCTCTCCGGGACGACGGGCTGATCGGCGGCGGCCAGGGCCGCCGGGCGACGGTGCTCGACAGCGTGCCCGCCCAGTCGTTCGAGACGTTCCTGTCGTTCTCGCGCTGGGCCGAGCAGATCGGCCGGTGCCCCGGCCAGCGCACCCAGGAGATCGCCGTACGCCGCGCCGAGCCGGCCGTCGCCGCGGCGCTGGACCTGGCCCCGGGCACCCCGGTCGTGCAGCTGCTGCGGCTGCGCCTGCTGGACGGCGCGCCCGCGATGCTGGAGCGCACGACGTTCGTCGAGTCGGTGGGCCGGGCCCTGCTCGACACCGACCTCGACGCCGGCTCCATCTACGCCTACCTCTTGGAACGGGGAGCGGACCTCGACACGGCCCGGCACACCCTCGACGCGGTCGCCGCCGACGCCACCGACGCCACGCTCCTCGAGGTCCAGCCCGGTGCGCCACTGCTGCGGGAACGGCGGCTGACCACCAGCCGCACCGGCGAGCCCCTCGAATGGTCGGACGACCGCTACCGCTCCGACGTCGTGACCGTGACGATCACGAACACCCGCCGGTCCCGCCCGGCGATGACCCGCACCGGCACCTGA
- a CDS encoding FAD-dependent monooxygenase, which translates to MGARRAIIIGAGIGGLAAAHALRRIGWHVTVYEQAPVIAPVGAGVAIAPNAVKALDHLGLGTALRDRGRRQTGLEIRLRGGARVANIPAEGIERRYGAPFYALHRAELHRLLMEGLGPDTFRTGHRAEGVDGTTVSLGTPDGARSDTADLVVAADGVNSRLRAALLPGYPGPTYAGYTVWRGIVPPDRTQRLGLQAVLSETWGRGARFGSATIDERRIYWFAAESLAERSSPTHDLDQLAARFQGWHDPVPALLAVTPPDALLRHDVYYLRARLPGFVHGRVVLLGDAAHAVTPDIGQGACLAIEDAVTLAAAVDEKGIDGGLLVYDAVRRPRTERMARTSGRLGRILQTRSPTGALLRDAIAAALPTPLLTKAVGSALAWTPPFGTHDVHARSGA; encoded by the coding sequence GTGGGCGCGAGGAGAGCGATCATCATCGGCGCTGGGATCGGCGGGCTGGCCGCCGCTCACGCCCTGCGCCGCATCGGCTGGCACGTCACCGTCTACGAGCAGGCGCCCGTCATCGCCCCCGTCGGCGCGGGCGTGGCCATCGCCCCCAACGCGGTCAAGGCCCTCGACCACCTCGGTCTCGGGACGGCCCTGCGCGACCGCGGCAGGCGCCAGACCGGGCTGGAGATCCGGCTCCGGGGAGGTGCCCGCGTCGCGAACATCCCGGCCGAGGGCATCGAGCGGCGCTACGGCGCCCCGTTCTACGCGCTCCACAGGGCCGAGCTGCACCGGCTCCTCATGGAGGGGCTCGGCCCGGACACCTTCCGCACCGGACACCGCGCCGAGGGTGTCGACGGGACCACGGTCTCGCTGGGCACGCCGGACGGCGCCCGGTCGGACACCGCGGACCTGGTCGTGGCCGCCGACGGGGTGAACAGCCGGCTCCGCGCCGCGCTCCTGCCCGGCTACCCCGGCCCGACCTACGCCGGATACACGGTCTGGCGGGGCATCGTCCCGCCGGACCGCACGCAACGCCTCGGCCTGCAGGCCGTGCTGTCGGAGACATGGGGCCGCGGCGCTCGCTTCGGCTCGGCCACCATCGACGAACGCCGGATCTACTGGTTCGCCGCGGAGAGCCTCGCGGAGCGCTCCTCCCCCACCCACGACCTCGACCAGCTCGCCGCCCGCTTCCAGGGCTGGCACGATCCCGTCCCCGCACTCCTCGCGGTCACCCCGCCCGACGCGCTGCTGCGGCACGACGTGTACTACCTGCGCGCCAGGCTGCCCGGGTTCGTCCACGGCCGGGTGGTGCTGCTCGGGGACGCCGCGCACGCCGTGACGCCGGACATCGGCCAGGGCGCCTGCCTGGCGATCGAGGATGCCGTCACTCTCGCCGCCGCCGTCGACGAGAAGGGGATCGATGGCGGGTTGCTGGTCTACGACGCGGTCAGGCGCCCCCGGACCGAGCGGATGGCCCGCACCTCGGGCCGGCTCGGGCGGATCCTGCAGACCCGCAGCCCGACCGGGGCCCTGCTGCGCGACGCCATCGCCGCGGCGCTGCCGACCCCGCTGCTCACGAAGGCGGTGGGCAGCGCACTTGCCTGGACACCGCCCTTCGGCACCCACGACGTGCACGCCAGAAGTGGCG